One Theropithecus gelada isolate Dixy chromosome 3, Tgel_1.0, whole genome shotgun sequence genomic window carries:
- the SETD4 gene encoding SET domain-containing protein 4 isoform X2, which translates to MNESHKSEFIELRKWLKARKFQDSNLVPACFPGTGRGLMSQTSLQEGQMIISLPESCLLTTDTVIRSYLGAYITKWKPPPSPLLALCTFLVSEKHAGDRSLWKPYLEILPKAYTCPVCLEPEVVNLLPKSLKAKAEEQRAHVQEFFASSRDFFSSLQPLFVEAVDSIFSYSALLWAWCTVNTRAVYLRPRQRECLSAEPDTCALAPYLDLLNHSPRVQVKAAFNEETHSYEIRTTSRWRKHEEVFICYGPHDNQRLFLEYGFVSVHNPHACVYVSRGGNQLCS; encoded by the exons a TGAATGAGAGCCACAAGTCTGAATTTATAGAGCTAAGGAAGTGGCTGAAAGCTAGGAAGTTTCAAGATTCAAACTTAGTGCCTGCTTGTTTTCCAG GTACAGGAAGAGGGCTGATGAGCCAAACATCCTTGCAG GAGGGACAGATGATTATTTCGTTGCCTGAGAGTTGCCTGCTCACCACGGACACAGTGATTCGAAGCTACTTAGGGGCATACATTACTAA GTGGAAGCCGCCTCCGTCTCCTCTGCTGGCGCTGTGTACCTTTTTAGTTTCAGAGAAGCATGCTGGGGACCGATCTCTTTGGAAGCCTTACCTGGAGATTTTACCCAAGGCCTATACCTGCCCTGTTTGTTTGGAGCCGGAAGTGGTGAACCTTCTTCCCAAATCTTTAAAAGCAAAGGCTGAAGAGCAGAGAGCCCATGTGCAGGAGTTCTTTGCTTCCTCCAGagactttttctcttctctgcagcctctgttTGTGGAGGCTGTTGACAGCATCTTCAGCTACAGTGCCCTGCTGTGGGCTTGGTGCACCGTCAACACCAGAGCCGTGTACCTGAGGCCCAGGCAGCGGGAATGCCTTTCTGCAGAGCCGGACACCTGTGCGCTCGCTCCATACCTGGACCTGCTGAATCATAGCCCACGTGTCCAG GTAAAAGCAGCATTTAATGAAGAAACTCACTCTTACGAAATTAGAACGACTTCACGTTGGAGAAAGCATGAAGAGGTATTCATCTGTTACGGCCCTCACGATAATCAGCGGCTGTTCCTGGAATATGGATTTGTTTCCGTCCATAATCCTCATGCTTGTGTTTATGTCTCAAGAGGTGGGAATCAACTTTGTTCTTAA
- the SETD4 gene encoding SET domain-containing protein 4 isoform X1 — protein MRKGKGRTSRIRRRKLCRSSEPRGVNESHKSEFIELRKWLKARKFQDSNLVPACFPGTGRGLMSQTSLQEGQMIISLPESCLLTTDTVIRSYLGAYITKWKPPPSPLLALCTFLVSEKHAGDRSLWKPYLEILPKAYTCPVCLEPEVVNLLPKSLKAKAEEQRAHVQEFFASSRDFFSSLQPLFVEAVDSIFSYSALLWAWCTVNTRAVYLRPRQRECLSAEPDTCALAPYLDLLNHSPRVQVKAAFNEETHSYEIRTTSRWRKHEEVFICYGPHDNQRLFLEYGFVSVHNPHACVYVSREILVKYLPSRDKQMDKKISILKDHGYIENLTFGWDGPSWRLLTALKLLCLEAEKFTCWKKVLLGEVISDTNEKTSLDIAQKICYYFMEETNAMLQKVSHMKDEKEALINQLTLVESLWTEELKILRASAKTLHSLQTAFT, from the exons TGAATGAGAGCCACAAGTCTGAATTTATAGAGCTAAGGAAGTGGCTGAAAGCTAGGAAGTTTCAAGATTCAAACTTAGTGCCTGCTTGTTTTCCAG GTACAGGAAGAGGGCTGATGAGCCAAACATCCTTGCAG GAGGGACAGATGATTATTTCGTTGCCTGAGAGTTGCCTGCTCACCACGGACACAGTGATTCGAAGCTACTTAGGGGCATACATTACTAA GTGGAAGCCGCCTCCGTCTCCTCTGCTGGCGCTGTGTACCTTTTTAGTTTCAGAGAAGCATGCTGGGGACCGATCTCTTTGGAAGCCTTACCTGGAGATTTTACCCAAGGCCTATACCTGCCCTGTTTGTTTGGAGCCGGAAGTGGTGAACCTTCTTCCCAAATCTTTAAAAGCAAAGGCTGAAGAGCAGAGAGCCCATGTGCAGGAGTTCTTTGCTTCCTCCAGagactttttctcttctctgcagcctctgttTGTGGAGGCTGTTGACAGCATCTTCAGCTACAGTGCCCTGCTGTGGGCTTGGTGCACCGTCAACACCAGAGCCGTGTACCTGAGGCCCAGGCAGCGGGAATGCCTTTCTGCAGAGCCGGACACCTGTGCGCTCGCTCCATACCTGGACCTGCTGAATCATAGCCCACGTGTCCAG GTAAAAGCAGCATTTAATGAAGAAACTCACTCTTACGAAATTAGAACGACTTCACGTTGGAGAAAGCATGAAGAGGTATTCATCTGTTACGGCCCTCACGATAATCAGCGGCTGTTCCTGGAATATGGATTTGTTTCCGTCCATAATCCTCATGCTTGTGTTTATGTCTCAAGAG aaatactTGTTAAATATCTTCCATCAAGAGATAAACAGATGGACAAAAAGATTTCTATTCTAAAGGATCATGGCTATATAGA AAATTTGACATTCGGATGGGATGGACCATCTTGGAGGCTACTCACAGCCCTTAAGTTGTTATGTCTGGAAGCTGAAAAATT TACATGCTGGAAAAAAGTACTTCTTGGGGAAGTAATTTCAGATACGAATGAGAAGACAAGTTTGGACATAGCCCAGAAAATATGCTATTATTTCATGGAAGAGACTAATGCTATGCTTCAAAAG gTGTCGCATATGAAGGATGAAAAAGAGGCCCTAATAAATCAACTAACTTTGGTGGAATCCTTGTGGACGGAAGAGCTAAAGATTCTCAGGGCATCCGCCAAGACCCTGCACAGTTTGCAAACAGCTTTTACCTGA